One genomic window of Paeniglutamicibacter sp. Y32M11 includes the following:
- a CDS encoding DUF6328 family protein — MAKHNSTTQKTEDNDEELHRKWNELLQEMRVMQTGAQILAAFLVVLPFQSRFDTLEVPDERFYLALLVASALVILLLITPVAVHRHFFGQQLKATTVHLGHNISRVVVVGVGVLVAGCVWFVLQVLHGWQTGLIFGGILMAAALFLLLILPRIVTPRSTLPEQ; from the coding sequence ATGGCCAAGCACAACAGCACCACTCAGAAGACCGAGGACAACGACGAGGAGCTGCACCGTAAATGGAACGAGTTGCTCCAAGAAATGCGCGTGATGCAAACCGGTGCGCAGATCCTCGCGGCTTTTCTGGTGGTCTTGCCCTTTCAATCCCGTTTCGACACCCTCGAGGTTCCCGATGAACGGTTCTATCTGGCGCTGCTGGTCGCCTCGGCGCTGGTGATTCTGCTGCTCATCACACCGGTGGCGGTGCACCGGCACTTCTTCGGGCAGCAGCTCAAGGCCACCACCGTCCACCTCGGTCACAACATTTCCCGGGTGGTTGTGGTGGGAGTGGGAGTATTGGTGGCCGGATGCGTCTGGTTTGTCCTCCAGGTGCTGCACGGCTGGCAAACGGGCCTGATCTTCGGCGGCATCCTCATGGCCGCGGCCCTCTTCCTGCTGCTGATCCTGCCGCGGATCGTCACTCCTCGTTCAACACTTCCGGAACAATAA
- a CDS encoding polyprenyl synthetase family protein: MSLPSHSPAQTSSPPASMESGALQQRVRRHLVTVIHEHREAAGEYSTATQTLWSRIELALEGGKLTRPRLVLLGHEAFAARTEQATDSEDGLERVIQMGCAFELLHGSLLMHDDVIDRDFTRRGRPTLSALYRDDALARGKSAQDAEHAGHSAAIIAGDLLLAAAIKLARRAADSLPAADAIEDSFHQGIHHAGAGELEDLLFSLDPVPAQVHEVLRMEKLKTAAYSFQVPLHTGALLAGADAAEAAALANIGSQLGVAYQLIDDILGTFGDPEQTGKSIESDLREGKSTILTAMAAATPGFAAHLQLFRDPDANVPAMRSALEATGAERFARQLAQDLCSGATSASRTLNLPDRVSSELEGFADLILNRGA; the protein is encoded by the coding sequence ATGAGCCTGCCCAGCCACAGTCCCGCGCAGACTAGCAGCCCGCCAGCCTCCATGGAATCTGGCGCTCTTCAACAGCGAGTCAGACGTCACTTGGTCACCGTCATCCACGAACACCGGGAAGCCGCCGGAGAGTATTCCACGGCCACCCAAACACTCTGGTCCCGCATTGAATTGGCCCTGGAGGGTGGCAAACTCACCCGACCGCGACTGGTGTTGCTGGGCCACGAGGCCTTTGCGGCTCGCACGGAGCAGGCAACCGACTCCGAGGACGGTCTGGAACGTGTCATCCAGATGGGCTGCGCCTTCGAGCTGCTCCACGGCTCGCTGCTGATGCACGACGACGTCATTGACCGCGACTTCACCCGCCGCGGGCGCCCCACCCTCTCGGCCTTGTACCGCGATGATGCGTTGGCCCGTGGCAAGTCCGCGCAGGACGCCGAACATGCTGGACACTCGGCGGCCATCATCGCCGGCGATCTGCTGCTGGCGGCCGCCATCAAGTTGGCGCGCCGCGCCGCGGATTCACTTCCCGCGGCCGACGCCATTGAAGATTCCTTCCACCAAGGGATCCACCATGCCGGCGCCGGGGAGCTCGAGGACTTGCTCTTCTCGCTGGACCCCGTTCCGGCACAGGTGCATGAGGTGCTGCGCATGGAAAAGCTCAAGACCGCCGCCTACTCCTTCCAGGTGCCACTGCACACCGGAGCGCTCCTGGCCGGCGCCGATGCCGCCGAGGCCGCGGCCCTGGCCAACATCGGCAGCCAGCTGGGCGTCGCCTACCAGCTCATCGACGACATCCTCGGGACCTTCGGAGATCCCGAACAGACCGGGAAATCCATCGAATCGGACCTGCGTGAGGGCAAAAGTACCATCCTCACGGCCATGGCCGCCGCCACTCCCGGCTTCGCGGCCCACCTGCAGCTCTTCCGCGATCCGGACGCGAACGTGCCGGCCATGCGCTCGGCCCTGGAGGCCACCGGTGCCGAGCGTTTTGCCCGGCAATTGGCGCAGGATCTGTGCTCCGGCGCCACCTCGGCCTCGCGCACGCTGAACCTACCGGACCGGGTCAGCTCCGAGCTCGAGGGCTTTGCCGACTTGATCCTGAACCGGGGTGCTTAG
- a CDS encoding prenyltransferase, whose amino-acid sequence MLRELLLTSRPISWVNTAYPFAAAYLLASGRIDWLWLVGTLFFLIPYNLAMYGINDVFDYESDLLNPRKGGAEGAVVDRSRHRGILLACAVLCVPFLMVLAVAGSWQANLVLLASMAAVFAYSAPRLRFKERPFLDSLTSSTHFVSPALYGLVLAGAHLDVAAVAILLAFFLWGMASHAFGAVQDIVPDRAASLGSIGTVLGAKWTVRFAAAAYLCAGLLLLSTDWPSPLAAALVLPYVANVLPYARLSDEDSAEANTGWRRFLWLNYLTGFLVTMLLIFYILGR is encoded by the coding sequence ATGCTGCGCGAACTCTTGTTGACGTCCCGACCCATCTCCTGGGTCAATACCGCCTACCCCTTTGCCGCCGCCTATCTGCTGGCTTCGGGGCGGATCGACTGGCTGTGGCTGGTGGGAACCCTGTTCTTCCTCATCCCCTATAACCTGGCCATGTACGGGATCAACGACGTCTTCGACTATGAATCGGACCTGTTGAACCCGCGCAAGGGCGGGGCGGAGGGTGCGGTGGTGGATCGAAGCCGGCACCGGGGAATCCTGCTGGCCTGTGCGGTTCTCTGTGTCCCGTTCCTGATGGTGCTCGCGGTGGCGGGTTCCTGGCAGGCGAACCTGGTGCTCTTGGCCTCCATGGCGGCGGTCTTCGCCTACAGTGCCCCGCGCTTGCGTTTTAAGGAGCGACCCTTCCTGGACTCGCTGACCTCCAGCACCCACTTTGTCTCCCCCGCGCTCTACGGCCTGGTGTTGGCCGGGGCGCACCTGGATGTCGCCGCGGTCGCGATCCTACTGGCCTTCTTCCTCTGGGGCATGGCCTCGCATGCCTTTGGTGCGGTGCAAGACATCGTGCCCGACCGCGCCGCATCCCTGGGCTCCATCGGCACGGTGCTCGGCGCCAAATGGACCGTCCGCTTTGCGGCTGCCGCCTATCTCTGTGCCGGCCTACTGCTGTTGAGTACCGATTGGCCCTCTCCGCTGGCCGCGGCCCTGGTCCTGCCCTATGTGGCCAATGTGCTGCCCTACGCGCGGTTGAGCGACGAGGATTCCGCCGAAGCCAACACCGGATGGCGGCGCTTCCTCTGGTTGAACTACCTCACGGGGTTCCTGGTCACCATGCTGCTGATCTTCTACATTCTGGGCCGTTGA
- a CDS encoding MarR family winged helix-turn-helix transcriptional regulator, which translates to MELHPDERSDPHTASMLLHSVLRLNDVMEHSLCLHLGINETDFHALQHLMLDHPMTPGDLAAKLNISSAATTALIDRMSAHGFVIRSAHPTDRRSLLLHPSPLAVSRTMTALRPLFADAEHAIHGLTPEGQRSVVRYLEHILAAMQNRIDTLTPPAATKKRNERS; encoded by the coding sequence ATGGAGCTCCACCCGGACGAGAGATCGGACCCACACACGGCGTCCATGCTGCTGCACTCGGTGCTGCGGCTCAACGATGTCATGGAGCATTCCCTGTGCCTCCATCTTGGAATCAACGAAACAGATTTCCACGCCCTGCAGCACCTGATGCTGGATCACCCGATGACGCCCGGGGACCTCGCCGCGAAACTGAACATCTCCAGCGCCGCCACCACCGCCCTGATCGACAGGATGAGCGCGCACGGGTTCGTCATCCGCTCGGCCCACCCCACGGACCGGCGCAGCCTGCTCCTTCATCCCAGCCCCCTCGCCGTTTCTCGAACCATGACGGCCCTGCGCCCACTATTTGCCGATGCGGAACACGCCATCCACGGGCTCACCCCCGAGGGGCAGCGATCGGTGGTGCGCTACCTGGAACACATCCTCGCCGCCATGCAAAACCGTATCGACACCCTGACTCCTCCCGCCGCCACCAAGAAACGGAACGAACGATCATGA
- a CDS encoding phytoene/squalene synthase family protein — MMNGPTLARTEGPTALQRYSATASSSARVVITRYSTSFSLACRMLGSPAREHISNVYALVRLADEVVDGVAREAGLKAQEVAAALEQLEAETEAALASGYSTNMIVHAFACTARSQGITTELTRPFFASMRSDLLVTRHDDATLQGYIYGSAEVVGLMCLAVFRCMPDAPAGHEAQTETAARRLGAAFQKVNFLRDLATDTSELGRSYFPGLDPTAFSDEHKNALVREIGADLDAAALGIAHLAPRAARAVAMAHGLFSELNHRLERTPAAELMTRRISVPNGHKAMIALRTALGRRPSITTSNPATKGQP; from the coding sequence ATGATGAACGGACCCACCCTGGCGCGCACCGAAGGCCCCACCGCTCTGCAGCGCTATTCCGCCACCGCCAGCAGCAGCGCCCGGGTGGTCATCACCCGGTATTCCACATCATTCTCGCTGGCCTGCCGCATGCTGGGCAGCCCGGCCCGCGAGCACATCTCCAACGTCTACGCCCTGGTTCGGCTGGCCGACGAGGTCGTCGACGGCGTCGCCCGCGAGGCGGGCCTGAAAGCTCAAGAGGTGGCAGCGGCTCTGGAGCAGCTCGAGGCCGAAACCGAGGCGGCGCTAGCCAGCGGCTACAGCACCAACATGATCGTGCACGCCTTCGCCTGCACCGCAAGGTCCCAAGGCATCACCACGGAGCTGACTCGCCCGTTCTTCGCCTCCATGCGCAGCGACCTTTTGGTGACCCGCCACGACGACGCCACTCTCCAGGGCTACATCTACGGGTCGGCGGAGGTCGTGGGACTGATGTGTCTTGCGGTGTTCCGCTGTATGCCCGACGCCCCGGCCGGGCACGAGGCACAAACCGAAACCGCCGCCCGCCGCCTAGGCGCTGCCTTCCAGAAAGTGAACTTCCTGCGCGACCTGGCCACCGACACCTCGGAGTTGGGCCGCAGCTACTTCCCCGGACTGGACCCCACGGCCTTCTCCGACGAGCACAAAAACGCCTTGGTGCGGGAGATCGGCGCGGACCTGGACGCCGCCGCGCTGGGCATCGCGCATCTGGCTCCACGCGCCGCCCGCGCCGTGGCCATGGCCCACGGACTATTCAGCGAACTCAACCACCGGCTCGAACGCACCCCCGCCGCCGAGCTCATGACCCGGCGGATCTCGGTGCCCAACGGACACAAGGCCATGATCGCGCTGCGTACCGCACTGGGTCGACGCCCCTCGATCACCACCAGCAACCCGGCAACCAAAGGACAACCATGA
- a CDS encoding excinuclease ABC subunit UvrA, with translation MNSYAQDTEYPPIPGTHDGFVHVRGANENNLQDVEVRIPRDAIVAFTGVSGSGKSSLAFGTIFAEAQRRFLESVAPYARRLIAQGHTPKVEFISGLPPAVALQQRRGTASSRSTVGTLTTLSNSVRMLFSRAGDYPQGAPRLDSDSFSPNTAIGACPQCHGLGISHAVTEDSLVPDASLSIREGAIAAWPGAWQGKNLRDITSQLGHDVDVPFRELPQKERDWLLFTEEQPVVEVTPERDRVAKPYKGRFWSARRYVLHTVAESKSASMRAKALQFMHTGPCPECAGTGFRPDALAVTCAGLNIAEFNATALDALAVLLRPLAEARNKESGGMSGEVAASIATDLLERITVLTGLGLGYLSLDRGTPTLSPGEMQRLRIATQLRSGLFGVIYVLDEPSAGLHPADAQPLLEVLEALKAGGNSVFVVEHNMDVVARADWIIDVGPGAGAGGGKVLYSGPVAGLADVNESVTRRFLEPRHGSEVLRTPRVTEQWLELDGIRLHNLVGLDARFPLGVLTAVTGVSGSGKSSLVSQALAVGLRDQLSAGGSATSSEPIEADGTDPDTEMARATLGEVRGAQRIDRIVAMDQKPIGRTPRSNLATYTGLFDAVRKAFAQTPLARERGYGAGRFSFNVAGGRCETCLGEGYLEVELLFLPGSYGPCPQCHGSRYNPETLEVSYAGKNIAEVLELSVDDAAAFLAEIPAAARSLQTLRDVGLGYLSLGQPAPELSGGEAQRIKLATELQRARRGHTLYLLDEPTTGLHPADVALLLEQLHRLVQESNTVVVVEHHMDVVATADWVIDLGPAGGDQGGKIIATGTPRELALNPTSKTAPYLARRLGLAGSTPE, from the coding sequence GTGAACAGCTATGCGCAGGACACCGAATACCCACCGATTCCCGGCACTCATGACGGATTTGTCCATGTGCGCGGCGCGAATGAGAACAACCTTCAAGACGTGGAGGTGCGCATCCCGCGTGATGCCATCGTGGCATTCACCGGGGTCTCCGGTTCGGGGAAATCCTCGCTGGCCTTCGGCACCATTTTTGCCGAGGCGCAGCGCAGATTCCTGGAATCCGTGGCGCCCTATGCCCGCCGGCTGATCGCCCAGGGCCATACGCCGAAGGTCGAGTTCATCTCCGGACTACCGCCGGCCGTTGCCCTTCAGCAGCGCCGTGGCACCGCCAGCTCCCGCTCCACCGTGGGCACGCTGACCACGCTATCGAACTCGGTGCGGATGCTCTTTTCGCGCGCCGGTGATTACCCCCAGGGTGCACCGCGGTTGGATTCGGATTCCTTCTCGCCAAACACCGCCATCGGTGCCTGCCCCCAATGCCACGGTCTGGGCATTTCCCATGCCGTCACCGAGGATTCCCTGGTCCCGGATGCGAGCTTGAGCATCCGGGAGGGGGCGATCGCCGCATGGCCGGGAGCCTGGCAGGGCAAGAACCTGCGCGACATCACCTCACAGCTGGGTCATGACGTGGATGTGCCTTTCCGGGAATTACCCCAGAAGGAACGCGATTGGCTGCTGTTCACCGAGGAACAGCCGGTGGTTGAGGTGACGCCCGAACGCGACAGGGTAGCAAAACCCTACAAGGGTCGCTTCTGGAGCGCCCGGCGCTACGTCCTGCACACCGTGGCCGAGTCCAAGTCCGCATCGATGCGGGCCAAGGCACTGCAGTTCATGCACACCGGGCCCTGCCCGGAATGTGCCGGGACAGGTTTTCGCCCCGACGCACTGGCCGTCACCTGTGCGGGGCTCAACATTGCCGAGTTCAACGCGACCGCCCTCGACGCCCTGGCCGTGCTGCTGCGCCCGCTGGCCGAGGCCCGGAACAAGGAGTCCGGGGGCATGAGCGGTGAGGTGGCAGCCTCGATCGCCACCGATTTATTGGAGCGCATCACGGTGCTCACCGGCCTCGGCCTGGGCTACCTGAGCCTTGACCGGGGTACTCCCACCCTGTCTCCGGGCGAAATGCAGCGCCTGCGCATCGCCACCCAGCTCCGTTCGGGTCTCTTCGGGGTGATCTACGTGCTTGACGAACCCTCCGCCGGCCTGCACCCGGCCGACGCCCAACCACTGCTTGAGGTGCTTGAGGCATTAAAAGCAGGTGGCAACTCGGTCTTTGTGGTGGAACACAATATGGACGTGGTCGCCCGCGCAGACTGGATCATCGATGTGGGTCCCGGGGCCGGTGCGGGAGGCGGCAAGGTGCTCTACAGCGGACCGGTGGCTGGGCTCGCGGACGTCAACGAGTCGGTGACCCGGCGGTTCCTGGAGCCCCGTCATGGCTCCGAGGTATTGCGAACACCCCGGGTCACCGAACAGTGGCTGGAGCTGGACGGCATCAGACTGCACAACCTAGTGGGCCTGGATGCGCGGTTCCCCCTGGGGGTGCTCACCGCCGTCACCGGAGTCTCCGGATCCGGGAAGTCCTCCCTGGTCAGCCAGGCACTGGCAGTGGGCCTCAGGGACCAGTTGAGCGCCGGCGGGTCAGCCACCAGCAGTGAGCCCATCGAAGCCGATGGCACGGATCCGGACACCGAAATGGCGCGGGCAACCCTTGGTGAGGTCCGTGGGGCGCAGCGGATCGATCGGATCGTGGCCATGGACCAAAAGCCCATCGGGCGCACCCCGCGCTCGAATCTTGCCACCTATACCGGCCTCTTTGACGCCGTGCGCAAGGCCTTTGCGCAGACTCCGCTGGCCCGCGAGCGCGGTTACGGTGCCGGACGGTTCTCCTTTAATGTCGCCGGCGGGCGCTGCGAGACCTGCCTGGGTGAGGGGTACTTGGAGGTGGAACTACTCTTCCTGCCCGGAAGTTATGGCCCCTGCCCGCAGTGCCACGGCTCGCGCTACAACCCCGAGACCCTCGAGGTCAGCTACGCGGGCAAAAACATCGCCGAGGTGCTGGAGCTGAGCGTTGATGACGCCGCGGCGTTCTTGGCCGAGATCCCCGCCGCCGCACGTTCGTTGCAGACGCTGCGCGATGTGGGCCTGGGCTATCTGTCCCTGGGGCAGCCGGCACCGGAGCTTTCCGGCGGTGAGGCCCAGCGGATCAAGTTGGCCACCGAGCTGCAGCGCGCTCGGCGCGGGCACACGCTCTACCTGCTCGATGAGCCCACCACCGGCCTGCACCCGGCGGATGTGGCCCTACTGCTAGAACAACTGCACCGCCTGGTCCAGGAGTCCAACACCGTGGTGGTCGTTGAGCACCATATGGATGTGGTGGCGACCGCCGACTGGGTCATCGATCTGGGCCCCGCCGGGGGAGATCAGGGCGGAAAGATCATCGCCACCGGGACACCTCGGGAATTGGCGCTGAACCCGACATCCAAGACCGCACCCTACCTCGCCCGGCGCCTAGGGTTGGCGGGATCCACCCCGGAGTAA
- a CDS encoding FAD-dependent monooxygenase, translating to MDATLLHTDVLVIGAGPTGLMAGAWLQKFGIPALVIDPKSGPTRESRALALQARSMEIYRQLGLAEKVKERAVPAGELRPGIGARSFKSIKLNRLGYSQTAYAGLTMLEQSANEELLSEQLAAGGHDVLWGHGFDSLQDTGEHLLIKCTGPNGPVDITASYVIAADGASSPVRESLDIKFKGNTNDEVFYVLDAQGVTGTGSGINLRFSEENFMLGFPMGPGADGAQRRRLLGILHDPATASQRPDIDEDRARNNLRDEFGIRYSSAAWFATYRVHHRVAEHFAKGRVFLAGDAAHIHSPVGAQGMNTGLQDAHNLVCKLADVLTGRMPESYLARYEAERRPVALRLVATTDKLFAAATANTTLARLVRTRLLPMIWPIAIRLMGRIPAGRRAFGYLSQIRIHYWMDDGAADRATLATGFARTRRRGAVLGRRLPWVPNRSGEHPDNFEVLNDASWQVHIYGPLGRERGQELADEYSVPLHEFAPAPKRSLPDGSVVLVRPDMFVAHFEVAST from the coding sequence ATGGACGCGACCCTACTTCACACAGACGTTTTGGTTATCGGCGCAGGTCCCACGGGACTCATGGCGGGGGCCTGGTTACAAAAATTCGGGATCCCCGCCCTGGTGATTGACCCGAAGTCCGGCCCCACCCGCGAATCACGCGCGCTGGCACTGCAGGCCCGCAGCATGGAGATCTACCGGCAGCTGGGGCTGGCGGAGAAGGTCAAGGAGCGTGCCGTGCCCGCCGGCGAACTGCGCCCCGGCATTGGAGCGCGCAGTTTCAAGAGCATCAAGCTCAACCGCCTCGGCTACTCCCAGACGGCCTATGCCGGGCTGACCATGCTGGAACAAAGCGCCAATGAAGAATTACTCTCCGAACAGTTGGCTGCCGGCGGCCACGACGTTCTCTGGGGACACGGCTTTGACTCACTCCAGGACACCGGGGAACATCTGCTGATCAAGTGCACCGGACCCAACGGCCCGGTGGATATCACCGCGAGCTACGTGATCGCCGCGGATGGGGCGTCCTCCCCCGTCCGCGAATCTCTGGACATCAAGTTCAAAGGCAACACCAACGACGAGGTCTTTTACGTCCTCGACGCCCAGGGGGTCACCGGCACCGGATCGGGCATCAATCTGCGCTTCTCCGAAGAGAACTTCATGCTCGGTTTCCCCATGGGCCCGGGTGCCGATGGGGCACAACGCCGCCGGCTGCTGGGTATCCTGCACGATCCTGCCACCGCGTCCCAGAGGCCCGACATCGATGAGGACCGCGCCCGGAATAACCTGCGCGACGAATTTGGCATTCGCTATTCCTCGGCCGCGTGGTTTGCGACCTACCGGGTGCACCACCGCGTGGCCGAACACTTCGCCAAGGGTCGAGTCTTCCTGGCCGGGGACGCCGCCCACATTCATTCACCGGTCGGTGCGCAGGGCATGAATACCGGATTGCAGGACGCCCATAACTTGGTCTGCAAGCTCGCAGACGTCCTGACCGGGCGCATGCCGGAGTCCTATCTGGCGCGTTATGAGGCCGAGCGACGTCCGGTGGCCCTACGCCTGGTGGCCACCACCGACAAGCTCTTCGCCGCGGCCACCGCCAACACCACCCTGGCCCGCTTGGTACGCACCCGGCTGTTGCCCATGATCTGGCCGATTGCCATCCGCCTGATGGGGCGGATCCCCGCCGGACGCCGCGCCTTCGGCTACCTCTCGCAGATCCGTATCCATTACTGGATGGACGACGGGGCAGCGGACCGCGCCACCCTAGCCACCGGGTTTGCCAGAACCCGACGCCGCGGCGCGGTGCTGGGCCGCCGACTTCCCTGGGTACCCAATCGCAGCGGGGAGCATCCGGACAACTTCGAGGTACTTAACGACGCCAGCTGGCAGGTACACATCTATGGGCCGTTGGGCAGGGAACGCGGTCAAGAGTTGGCCGATGAATACTCGGTGCCGCTGCACGAGTTTGCCCCGGCCCCCAAGCGTTCGCTACCCGATGGTTCGGTGGTGCTGGTGCGCCCGGATATGTTTGTGGCCCACTTCGAGGTGGCCAGCACCTAG
- the crtI gene encoding phytoene desaturase family protein, which translates to MKKASLPAPRRVVVIGGGFSGLATAGLLATSGHRVTLLEKQDDLGGRAGRLQRDGFSFDTGPSWYLMPEVIEHWFTLMGTSTERALDLVDLPIGYRTWFQNEYTPLDMPSGAGARDAFESLQPGAGAALDDYLKKAAESHDLALEHFLYADLSAPASVLDPRLLPLLPKLAPLLAGSLADFVAKRFSDPRLRQILGYPAVFLGSSPKRTPALYHLMSHLDLTQGVQYPMGGFTTLVDAMAALCRDAGVEIITGARVTGIEVSGTGAKARTRGVRWVQDGAQRHLEAQTVIGAADLHHLETELLPAKHRSSSAASWKRRDPGPSAVLLCLGIRGKLPQLNHHNLLFTADWDDNFGRIHRGEDLAEETSLYVCMPSATDPSVAPADHENLFILIPAPALPAWGTGGPDGTGSAQVEAVADAALEQLAGWVGIDDLRERVVVRQSFGPGDFVQNVNAWQGGALGLAHTLGQSAFFRPSNHSTKVRGLHYAGSSVRPGIGIPMCLISAEIIAKKINGIADKGPIDPHHPAWSLAPTALARETRP; encoded by the coding sequence ATGAAAAAGGCATCCCTGCCGGCGCCACGCCGGGTGGTGGTCATCGGCGGAGGATTCTCCGGGTTGGCCACCGCCGGCCTGCTCGCCACCTCCGGGCACCGAGTCACCCTGCTGGAAAAGCAGGACGATCTCGGTGGCCGCGCCGGACGGCTTCAGCGCGACGGATTCAGCTTCGATACCGGCCCGTCCTGGTATCTCATGCCCGAGGTCATTGAGCATTGGTTTACCCTCATGGGGACCTCCACCGAGCGCGCCCTGGATCTGGTGGATCTGCCCATCGGCTACCGCACCTGGTTCCAGAACGAGTACACCCCGCTGGATATGCCGTCCGGGGCCGGGGCCCGGGATGCCTTTGAATCCCTCCAGCCGGGTGCCGGGGCAGCACTGGATGACTACCTGAAAAAGGCCGCCGAAAGCCACGATCTAGCCCTCGAACACTTCCTCTACGCCGATCTTTCCGCCCCCGCCTCCGTGCTCGATCCACGGCTATTGCCGCTTCTGCCCAAGCTCGCACCGCTGCTGGCCGGCTCCTTAGCTGACTTCGTGGCCAAGCGCTTCAGCGATCCGCGCCTACGCCAGATCCTGGGCTATCCCGCGGTCTTCCTGGGCTCGAGCCCCAAGCGCACCCCGGCGCTTTACCACCTGATGAGCCATCTGGACCTCACCCAGGGAGTGCAGTACCCGATGGGCGGCTTCACCACGCTGGTTGATGCCATGGCCGCACTCTGCAGGGATGCCGGGGTAGAGATCATCACCGGGGCCCGGGTCACCGGAATCGAGGTGTCGGGCACCGGTGCGAAGGCCAGGACCCGGGGCGTGCGCTGGGTTCAAGACGGCGCGCAGCGGCACCTCGAGGCGCAGACGGTCATCGGAGCCGCAGATTTGCACCACCTGGAGACCGAGCTGCTCCCGGCAAAACATCGCTCCTCCTCGGCGGCCAGTTGGAAGCGGCGCGATCCGGGACCCAGCGCCGTATTACTCTGCCTGGGCATCCGGGGTAAGCTCCCGCAACTCAACCATCACAATCTGCTCTTCACCGCCGATTGGGATGATAATTTCGGACGCATCCACCGCGGGGAAGACCTCGCGGAAGAAACCAGTTTGTACGTCTGCATGCCCAGCGCCACGGATCCCTCCGTGGCACCGGCGGATCATGAGAACCTCTTTATCCTGATTCCCGCACCGGCGCTTCCGGCCTGGGGCACCGGCGGGCCGGACGGCACCGGATCGGCACAGGTGGAGGCGGTTGCCGATGCCGCGCTGGAGCAATTGGCCGGCTGGGTGGGGATCGATGACCTGCGCGAGCGTGTGGTGGTGCGCCAGAGCTTTGGCCCCGGCGACTTCGTGCAGAACGTTAATGCCTGGCAGGGCGGGGCCCTGGGGCTGGCCCACACGCTGGGCCAGTCTGCCTTCTTCCGTCCCTCGAATCACAGCACCAAGGTCCGCGGCCTGCACTATGCCGGCAGTTCGGTACGCCCGGGCATCGGCATTCCGATGTGCCTGATCAGCGCGGAAATCATCGCCAAGAAGATCAACGGGATCGCGGACAAGGGACCCATCGACCCCCACCATCCCGCGTGGTCGCTTGCCCCCACGGCATTGGCCCGGGAGACACGCCCGTGA
- a CDS encoding lycopene cyclase domain-containing protein → MTYLLILLALIACMAAIDAKYRLFVFASPLPAALALLGGTAMFLLWDVIAIDFGIFLHRDSALMTGLMLGDQLPLEEVFFLFFLCYNAMILFTGAMTLKVRRAARSHRSAPVTNLEERS, encoded by the coding sequence GTGACCTACCTGCTGATCCTGCTGGCCCTGATCGCCTGCATGGCGGCCATCGATGCCAAATACCGACTCTTCGTTTTCGCCAGTCCGCTACCCGCCGCACTGGCGCTGCTCGGGGGCACCGCGATGTTCCTGCTGTGGGACGTGATCGCCATCGATTTTGGCATCTTCCTGCACCGCGACTCGGCCCTGATGACCGGGCTCATGCTCGGTGATCAGTTGCCACTGGAAGAGGTCTTCTTCCTGTTTTTCCTCTGCTACAACGCAATGATCCTGTTCACCGGCGCCATGACCCTGAAGGTACGCCGCGCCGCGCGGAGCCACCGTTCAGCACCCGTAACGAACCTGGAGGAACGCTCATGA
- a CDS encoding lycopene cyclase domain-containing protein: MSFAHLSSYFMLGSLLLFAVALRVRRRRLSEVAPAIGLTMLVLLVLTAVFDNVMIGSGLFDYNNQTLLGIRVGLAPLEDFSYPFCAALVVPALWLLAGGPVSGSGRDA; encoded by the coding sequence ATGAGTTTCGCCCACCTATCCAGCTACTTCATGCTTGGCTCCTTGCTCCTTTTCGCCGTGGCACTGCGCGTGCGCCGCCGCAGGCTGAGCGAGGTGGCCCCCGCGATCGGGCTCACGATGCTGGTACTGCTGGTGCTGACCGCGGTATTCGACAACGTCATGATCGGCTCGGGACTCTTCGACTACAACAACCAAACCCTGCTCGGCATCCGCGTGGGACTGGCCCCGCTGGAGGACTTCAGCTACCCGTTCTGTGCGGCGCTTGTGGTCCCGGCCCTGTGGCTACTGGCCGGGGGCCCTGTCTCCGGCAGCGGAAGGGACGCCTAG